A single genomic interval of Nostoc commune NIES-4072 harbors:
- a CDS encoding YebC/PmpR family DNA-binding transcriptional regulator, with protein MAGHSKWANIKRQKAVVDAKRGKTFTQLSRAIIVAARSGIPDPALNFQLRTAIDKAKAASIPNDNIERAIAKGAGISGGDNATFEAIRYEGYGPGGVAILIEALTDNRNRTAADLRVAFSKNGGNLGEVGCVSWMFDQKGVCVVQGVVDEEQLLEASLEGGAESYEMTEDEMAEVFTDIGNLETLSQTLKDQGFKVTDAELRWIPSNSVEVTDPDQARSLFKLIDTLESLDDVQNVTANFDIAEELMALSFS; from the coding sequence ATGGCAGGACATAGTAAATGGGCAAATATTAAGCGCCAAAAAGCGGTAGTTGATGCAAAAAGGGGAAAAACCTTCACTCAGTTATCGCGGGCGATTATCGTTGCAGCTAGAAGTGGCATACCAGATCCGGCGCTGAATTTTCAACTTCGCACGGCGATTGACAAGGCAAAGGCAGCGAGTATTCCCAATGATAATATTGAACGAGCGATCGCTAAAGGTGCAGGCATTTCTGGCGGTGATAATGCTACCTTTGAAGCGATTCGCTACGAAGGTTACGGCCCTGGTGGTGTAGCGATTTTAATCGAAGCCCTCACAGATAATCGCAATCGCACTGCTGCTGACTTGCGTGTAGCCTTTAGTAAAAATGGTGGCAATCTTGGCGAAGTAGGTTGCGTTAGCTGGATGTTTGATCAAAAAGGCGTTTGTGTAGTCCAGGGTGTGGTTGATGAAGAACAGCTTTTAGAAGCATCCCTTGAAGGCGGTGCTGAGTCTTATGAGATGACTGAAGATGAGATGGCTGAGGTATTTACAGACATTGGCAATTTAGAAACCCTTAGCCAGACACTCAAGGATCAAGGCTTTAAGGTAACTGATGCCGAATTGCGGTGGATTCCTAGTAATAGTGTAGAAGTTACCGATCCAGATCAGGCGCGATCGCTTTTCAAGTTAATTGATACCCTAGAAAGCTTGGATGACGTGCAAAATGTCACAGCTAACTTCGACATAGCAGAAGAATTGATGGCTCTCAGCTTTTCTTAA